The DNA window TAATTAGTTACTGTTTAGTACTAATTTTAAACGTTTGACACAAATCTACTAAAATGCTTTGGACTGATCCACTCGGTTACTAGGGGGCTCCTCCCATACAAGTTCATCCTAGTCTCAGCTTACATGCTcatgatgcatatatatatcagttaaaTGACACCCACAGAAGGGAAAGATGCATGTACTGTGCATCTGTTCAATCAAGTGGATACTGATTTGAGTATGAACAAGTAAAAATGTAACCCTACCGAGAAAATAAAATTCTCAATTCCCATAATTTTATAAACCCTACAGCCATCATGTGATACCCGTTGTGACAATCAATTTCAATCGTCATTCATTTGTTCATACAGGAAAGCAGTACCGCGTAGTCTTCATCAGCACTGTCCATACCAGAAACAAGCTGCTAGAGGAGGTCAAGGGAGGAAACGACCAATCGGATTCCTCCGAGGAAAAGTATCGAGGGTTCCTCTCGGACGAGGGCGAGCTCATCACCTCATTCACGAGATCACAGAGTCTGTTATTCGTGGTTGGCGACCCCGTCCCACTCTGCACCATGGGGGCTTGTCGTCAGGCGTGGTGGGGATACCTTCAAGAATGCCATACGCACAACAGCCTGTTACCGGAAGGTACCACACTAGAGACAGTCGTTGCTGATATTCAGGCCAGTGTAAATGCAACCGCACCACCTTCTGAAGACGCCGGCAATGCTAGACATGTTAACCCTTATCAGATGTAAATTTTATTCTCATTTTAGTTCAGTGATGTCACAATTCCATAGATTTAAGATGGCAAATTAAATTGGGAATCAGTGTTCCAACATTGTCGCAAGACATCACTCAAAGATGCCAAACACAACAAGTTTTGTAATATCAAACAGGAGTATAAattcttcttttcttatttGGGAGATTTTCCTGCATTAGTGGAAAATTTCTAGACCAGTCTGAGGAGGCATTTACAGTATGTCTCTCTATTATGttactttttaattttatttgccTACTCAAACTTTGGCTTTTTgtcttaaggcccggtcacactacagcgatattttatcggaatacggtccgatttttccgattttaggccgaagattgaggtttgtggtagtgaatgtaatgaatgcagtggaatattcgaatacctactccaaatctgaggagTTCTggaactgactacattctgaagtgacgtcacatcgaaaaacgataaaaatcggaagagaaatcggatagctatccgataaaaggaaacggagtcaatatcaaaagttagcagagggctattccacatcggaatggctcaataGATAGCAattcaggtcctttatcactgtggctagaagacccgaacaaaaaactggctgtttcgattcctccgggaaaatcggatagtattccgataaaaaatcggtatagtgtgaccgggcctttaaaCTATCTGTCAAAAAGGACAAGGGAAATCAACAGAGTGAATGTTAGTTGTTACATTAAGTATTACAAATAGTTCTGGAATACTGCCCTCTGATAAGAAAATTCGGAATCAAAGTAGGATCCTGCTTTGAACGGAATCCAGTAATGTTAAGAGACGAAAATATTTAACAAGAAAACGACGTAAgttaaagcaaaagaaaaagaaatgtctgaaTTGGATgggatttgaatattcaaagcaatatttgaaagcaaatattatttcattcatGATTATTTAGTAAGcaatcttttgttttaattaaataagGGATGTCATATCTCATTTGCATAGCATCAAAAGACGTTCACTTGGTAACCGATGGAAGTCAAATCTCTGTGTCTGCATCTGTATTGTATGATCTAATGGTGGTAACAGATGGccgtgggggtgggggtgggggagggggtgggaacAGTagtccccaccccacctcctaGCCTGGTTATGAGCCTGAATAGCTTTGCTTTTAACTGGATCAGGTCTGAAccttgtaaaaaaaacaaatatgtcaGAGTAATTTTATCTACGCATCAGGAAGCTTCCAATCACCGTTTTAAAAGATGTGATATCAAACATTACCTCAAAGCATTTAGGATGAACATGAAGCTGTTTAATAGTTTCTTGTGTTATGCTTTCTATGATAGAAACTGGAATATGCCAAAATGTGCCAACTTAAAGAACATTCTAGTACAGAGAGGTTTATGATTGCTGTCTCTTCcaaaattttaaacatttttatacAATACTCAGAAAGCTttctaaaaacattttttagtcaatttctggttttgtttttaaagaaaaaaagaagaagttagaAGCAAGAGTAATTGAATAGTAACAGAGTAGAAGTAACTGTagaaagttgaaatattttaagaatggtagggggaggggggtgacaATGATGGGGTGGTGAAAGGGTGCGGGTGCCGTTATTAGTATAATAAGTCATCAAATTGTCTTTCATCAAGACCATTTTTTGTATCATCATAACTTGTGGGGGgctaaaacaaaataaatacaaatatctgtaaatatcatctcgtatttttttttttactttctttggaGTAATCTTTTGTTTTGACTTAGTCGAGCATGGTTTGATGATCAAAGAAGTCATATAGCAAAGTATATTTTTAACctgggaaaagaaaagaaaatccccccaaaaaaatccccAAAGATGATTTGGAGAATAGTGTTAAAATCTGGCAGATATCATACAAATTTTGTATGTTTACTGTTGCCCCGAGTAACTTTATGTGCGGTTTCATCTACAAGACAAACTGAGAAGTCTGTGAGGAGAGGGGTAACTGACAGAAGAATAACGTTATAATTCTGGCCATAATAAGGCTTTGGCTTACCTTTGGAATTTACCTGTTCCATTCTTTGATGTTAATTCAACACAATATTTCGCCAAAGCTCAAAGAGCATACATGTCAAGTTTTTCTGTGTGATAGGTATCATTGTTTAGTATGTTTTACTGAATGTTGTTTGTCCGTCAGGTGTAGGCTTTTGTTGAACTACCGAATCAAAACTCCATCCTGTTGCTCTCACAGAGGACTTTGCATGCAGTAATATCTATACATGTCTACAGCTCAAAAATTCATACGAATCTTGCCAAGAGGTTATATCCAAGACTATTACAGGGAGAGCAATGGAAATGTAAGTTTGATTGGTCATAGTGAACTAATGGCATTACAGCTGTTGTCCATATACAACACATGCAGTCTACCCCTTAGCTGCTACCAAATGTGGTATCCATACACAGAAAAAATATCGTACCCATTGATTATATTAAAGTGGTGCAAATACAACACAAGCAGGAGTGGACTGGTACAGTGGCCTGtgtgaaggggggaggggggggagcaTGTTCCTTCATCGCCATTTGAGAGGAAAATGTTCTGTAAGGGATTTTGTCAAAACTCAGtataaaagtatttattagcacaaccttgttTTTAGACCTAATTTTTATTGACGAATTATGCCTCAGAATAAACCATTTGAACTGTACactgtgatttttattttggtgggggttggggggggggttcagtgTAATGAGTTTGAAGGGGGGAGACTTCTCCTCTGGTAACATTGTTGACTTAGCTTTGATCTGACCCTGGATAAAGTAAAACCTCAGAAACATGACGAGCGAGACATGACAAATCAAAGAATAATGTCCAATCGGgaaattcaatatttatttgattaGCACTGTAAGTAGTGTTGACATGTACACAATTAATGCAATTCCTTTCTCAGAATTTACACAAATAGTTAATAGTTAGTTACCCTGTAacccaaatgaaattttgaaagttttcaactttaatattttgataaaatagACAATGAAATTGTttaggaaaaagaaaagaaaaattctaCACCCTTTATTTTGTGTTGGCCTCTCAGTATTAATgtgacaaaaaaataataattacagaAATAATAAAAAGTGTATTTCTGAGTACTTAACaggaaatattatatttcattgaaGTATTTCAGCATATTTGGTTCATTTGCACATTATTTCATTGTAGATAAATTGACAAATTGTCAAAGCAAACTAACTTGAATAAAACATctctatttataataatttaaatacaatGATGTATGAGTTGAATAATCAGATCAAAGACATTCTGGGAAGTAGCAAGCtgtgaataaaatatttctttgcaCCATATGGGGAAGTGGTAACCTAGTTCCCCAATTATAATCCACTGTTAACCaacagttacaaaaaaaaaacttgttgatGCTTTCTTACTAAGTACTTTATACAACTTTTAGCTCAGCTGCAAGAATATAACCTGTCTGCCACCCTCTGTGCTCAGCTGAAGTTTGATGTATCATTCGCGGCCATGCTTATCTGCTTCTTCTGTCCAGTCCATTTCCTGACGAAACATAACATGAAAGATAGGAAGAAAAGATTGCTTGTTACAAAGTTATTTACTCCAAATATAAGTGTGCAATTTTCATTCAAGATAAAAAAGAGTTCACAGATATTTCAGTCGCAGCAGACAATCAACCTAACAGTCATAGGAAGGTGAAAATAATCCCAAAATGTTATCTTCTCCTAAACTTGaggaatgatttatttaatgtTTATGACCTTATTTTTGGCCTGATTAAAACCTTCCCTTACTACAGGAGCTGGATCACAGCGGGTGGTCTGTGATGCCATCATGGCACATGATAAAAGTCACTTTAGTCCTTTTTTAGCATGTCAATATCATGTATGAATGAAAACTCCCCATTTTATCAGATTCATTGGAAGAAGATGAAACATGCATACCTGGGCAACTCTATCTCCATGACTTAATAATACACCATAGGCCTAACAAAACTACAGCTAACATATATATTCATCTTACTAAAATGTACAaattcttaaagggtgtgaagactcgcgcaaaaagaaacgtttaatgccggtaatttgacctagtttcgaatgaggtgtaacagaagtgttagacaccaccatcgatcccagaaaatacacacacacagcttgctaccgttgttaattagacactagtgtacagtcagtacatacagctgcggtcaatacccacagcacagtatacaaatgatacagcgatggacatctcaggtccagctaaagataacaattaaggtatcacgtttcattactgtctgcagtttgtagcgacacaaacaaaacgtcagcttgcaagcaacagaaagttaactttttcggatggccgcacacggtttgggcgagtcttcaatgcctttaaatgtagCTCTCTGCCTTTAACCATCAGACAACTCACCCCAGAGTCCCTGAGTTTGACAGCTTTCTTGAAGCCATGTTCCATGGCATATTTTTGGAAGGCGACACCCTCTGGTGAATGTCTCGTCATACCATCTAATAAAGTTGCAAGCCTTTGAGCTTGGAACAAACCCATCTGTTCTGCAACCTTTCCGAAAGGCAcacacagaaaaacaaaacaacaaccaCAATAAACAAAGTGTAAACAATTTGCACAGGGATAATGTTTTTCGACATAAATTTTTTTGAGAATCAATGAGGGGGTGACAAATAAGTGACACTGGTGTAAGAAATGCAAACAACGGAAAGCTGCAGATGTTGTTCTAAATACGCTATTTCTTGGAAGAGATGTTGTAATGTGCAATGTCACTTTAAGTGTGGAGTGTTGTTGAGTGTGTTGTGGAGTGtgttgtggagtgttagctcagtggttaacgccggtgccttccaatcataaggtccccggttcgagtcactaaAAGAtgaatgtatgtcgtccagttacagagttgttgacaattcataatcatggacatttaatatgaatgtaagagactgacttcggtcagcttgcggctttgataagccaatgatggcttcttcgcgagttcctgcttgcaggaggatctaaaatacattcaaATGCATACAATACAAGTGTATGAATGAAGTAGCTACTACAACAATACTTGATGCTCACAACCATACGTTAGTAATTTTCGACAAAAATAAACAGGACATTAATACACTAAAAgccacaaaaattcaaaaaatgttaataaacatCAATATTTTCCTTCATCAAAGGAACTAAATATTTGTGTTTGATTAAAGTCTTGCACaatacaaacatttttcaaaactgGAAATATTCCACAACACAACAATACATGCTACAGATTTTTttcaatgaaaatttaaaatacaaaagaatTTTTTCATATGATTACTTTTTACCGACAGCAAAAGTGAACCATAACTCACTTGATTTATTACTTGTTTCTGAAAAAAGAGTTGGTTAGCTGGAACAGTTTTTATTCGATCGGCTAACTTCTGGACGGTCTCATCAAGTTTGTCTTCTGGAACTGCCTATTGCGAACCATTCCAAAGAgtaggaaaaacaaaaaaatgtaaacatagaaaataattatattatattccCATAATGCCTCTCCGTCGAATTTGTATGTTCCTCAATACGTACTCTATTTGTGCCATGAATAATGTAGAGATTAGATCAAATTAACTTTCAAAAAGCAACTCAAATGTTGGAGACAACTAAATTTAAGATTGGGGTGGACCACTTCGTGACTGTCCTTTTGAGGGGCAGAAATGAAAGATTTATCTGTCGATAAGATCACAGCTAGTTGATGAACTTTTATCATTGTTAAGCTCTATAACCTTTGGTTTCTCATAGGGTACCTGAGTTtaatataaagaatatatataacaGACAAGCTacgtccctcccccccccccacccgtctTCATCCACCTGTTGGATTCCCCATTAAACGAGTTCAGACACTGGGAATTGCCCCGCAGTATGAGAAGAATTATGAACACAAAGGACCACTCGATGTCCAATCTTACTGACATTTATGACCATATCTACACACACAAAATTCTTTTCCTACAGTGATACTGTGGCTGTGACATGAAGACATAACTTGCTTTGGAATCAAAGCTTTGGGAATTTAAAAGCAAGTAACACAATACAGATAAAAAACACAGACTTGTTTGTTACCAAGAAGCAAACTAGTTTATCATGATGTTATAAAAAAGTTCTTCAAGTGTGTTAGTTGAAGCCTCTATTTAGCTTCATAACCAATATCCAGCTAAGTTACCAATATGCTTTGTAACTGTATCTGACTGTTGCCCCCTTCTGCTTCATAATACTTACCTCTAATACAAGCCCCATTTCTGCTGCCTCTTTCCCTGTAATTAGGTCTCCAGTTAACATCATTCTCTTGGCTTTCTCTGGGCCCACTCTAAAAGTCCACATAGCTGTGGTTGGACAACCCCAGACCCTGAATGATACACAAACTAATAATACTCATTGAAGATGAATACACATTAAAAGCCATTAAGGTATGTTGGATCATTGCACAGAATGGAAAGAACACTCTGAAAGTCCACATAGCTGCAGTTGGACATCCCCAGACCCTGAATGATAAACAAACAGATAGTAATACACTATTGAAGATGAATacacattaaaggcattgaagactcgccccaaaccgcatgccggCCTGTGAAATAGTTAACTTTCCGTGTCATGCAAGtgaattttctttcttattgctacaaaatgcagacagtaatgaaatgtgataccttgttttcttttatctggacctgagatctgggagttccataacaactccctgctgagatgtccattgctgctatatacactgtgttatgggtattgaccgtagctgcatgtagtgactgtacactatagtgtctaattacctacagtagcaagctgtgtgtgtattttctgggatcaatggtggtgtctaacacttctgttacacctcagttgaaactaagtcagattaccggcatgagacgtttctttgtgcgcaagtcttcacaccctttaaaagcCATTAAGGTCTGATTGATCATCGCACAGAATATGGATAGAACACTCCGGCTGATTGTCCACATAGCTGTGACAATTTTGCACAATGCAAAAGACAAAATTACGACAACAACTAAGACCTTCAATATTCATGAAGTAATGTTCATATCTTAATTTTTTGTCACTTCAGTACTGGGAAATAACAAAATTGATAAGAGCAATTCTGGGAAGATTGATATACTCAATAAAAAAAGGATTAGAAAAAGACAAGAagagtaaaaataaaatagtaataatttCATCCAGTTAACAAACCTTGCTGGTGGGTAACCTATTTTAGCATTTTCCGCCATTATGACCATATCTGCACACAGAGCGATGTCGCTGCCTCCAGCAATGCCGTAACCATGGACCTTGGCGATAGTGGGCTTGTAGCTGTGCCACAAGGACATAAATGCTTTCGTGCAATAATCAAGAGCTCTAAAGTCTTCAAGTGGATCCCAAGGCATCTTCTGATTACCTAATaacaatttgaaagaaattttaTTGACAGCAGGAAAAGTTGGGGGTACTTTGGTGAAGTCGAGAGAGGAATTAGAATCCAGATACAACACATGACATGTATCTCAGAAACTActtcaaaatatcaacctttatATAAATGTTTCCATGTTGCATTTTCAAACTATGTCAATCTTGTTCATTCCTGGGAGTACAGTGTTTGTTGAACTAAACTAACAGGTTTATGTTTCCAAGGATCTTATCTTTGCAATAACAGGGAAGCATGCATTGTATCCACAAAAGTAAGACGAACAAAACAATGATATTGTGGCAAATCACCTCACCAATATTAATCTCTCCACGTTCATTTTCTGCGGACATTTTCAAGTCATAGCCAGCGCAGAATGCTCTCCCACTTCCTCCCAGAATAATAACTTTGACGTTATCATCAACATTAGCTCTCTTGACAGCTGACTGAATCTCTCCTGGCATTTGTGAATTAATCGctgcaaagagagagagagagctagaGGTCAAAAGGCACTTCTTACCTGAGTCATATAGTATCTATGTCCATAGCTTTGCCAGTCTTGTAAACAAGACAAATGTGTAGTATACTTTTGTAAGTCCCTTCAGGCAATCATCTCGTTTTTAAACCAGTCCAGAAATTACTAACATCGTAAAGTCTCTTTTTTCTACTTGAATTTTGCTGTGATAGCTTATTTCAAACATCCATATGACCTTACGTTCATTTTTCGATTTTAATCATGCTGACTGACAACTTGATTTATATCATATCCATGATTAATAATTCtgcaaacaaaacatatatctATAGCAGGGACCATGAAGGTTCCCATGGGAACACTCTCTTCCGtctgaaaaaataaaacaaacagacaGTTAGTTAGTTTTGCTGGTAATTAACAGGACTACATTTTGCAAAATGATTACAGACAGATTAGAGTACCAAGAACCGAATACAAATTTCATCTACACAATGTTTCAAATGAAAGTTTTGTGTTAATAATATTCTTCTCTCAGTTATAACTCCATGCAAACAGAAACTCAGTTTCACAGCTTGTTTAATTACTGGCATACAAAGCAGGGAAACATAGTCAAATGAGCTTTATGACACAGGTATCCAAACCTAGCCATTATTTACCATTCAGGTGCTCTGGTCTGTTAAGTGTAATGTAAGCTACTTTATCTTTCACATGATATAGCAGAGTCTCATATGATGGTGCATCCTCGTTGCTGTGACAATTGTATGTTCTTACTTTGGTGACATCTGCTGCTGCTCGATGCAGACCTTGTAGATGCTTGGACGCACCTGTGTAATGCAACTGCCGGTTCTACatgatttaaattaaaacaacagACAAAAATTATTCTCATGAAAAGAATGATATTGGAATATACTTCAAAATGGATTGAGGTAGCCTACATCATATAAATGTATACTTTTCTCAAGAATGTCATTTATGAggtaaaaaatcataaaaatgtcCATTATATTTACTGAGTAACCATCTGTGAAGAAATTTACAGTACATTATTCAGTAAATACAGTGACGTGTAAATTCTACCACCAGTAGAATAGCCTAATTTATCTGCATGTTAGACCAAACTCACTTGATAAAAATATGAAGCATTAAACACCTACTACTGTAGTGCTATAGGCCTCGGCTATAATTTCATTATTAAATACTCTTATTTGCCGCAGAAAGACCTAGGATAGGCCTTATTTAATATCACATGACAATTTCAAGCTTTTCAAGCGTTGTTCAGTTCGCACCTAAGAATGGCAAATGTTACTCATGGTGAATAAATTTCACTAACTCAGCCCCTGGACAAGTACCGACGGCTCTCTATAGTATAGGTTACAGGCCTATATTACAGTAGCCTACATAGTAACATAGTTCCGCGAATTTCTAATTTCCGTGCTTTAAGTTAACTGAGGCAAGTTATAATTTTACTGCATAATAAAGTGAAAGCTGACATTTCCAGACCGAATTCTCTAACTTATTTCAGTCTTATTTTCTCACCAGGATGGTCAAAATTCGCATGGAAGTCATTTTTTAGTTTCAGCGTCCGACTGTGCAAATAACTATAGCTTGCGAACTATAATCCCCGGAAACGTTACAATGTCTGCTGCCACTATTTTAGGCCGTGGGACACAGCCAAAAACCTGCTCcgaggatgtggttttgatgCAAAATGCCGATAATCTTAGCAATTGTAGCCACAGGTATATCCCTTAAATTGAAATCGCGCATAAATGAGAAACTGTGTTAACGAGCATCGCAAGATAACTTTTTTAGTTGTCCAtttacaggttttttttttttctggcgtAGCGATGCTAAAGGTCGTTGATAAGGTTAGAAGAAACTTTCGTAGTAGGTCGGTAGCCCCATGTGGGCTTTTGTAGTGACCATATTATACTGGTcaactttgtttgtttacttaccCCCTCTAATATGCCTCTGGCTAGAGTAATCCAGATTGCATTGATGGATTTTTTCATCAGTAGCACTTTGCATAGTGTCTATACACATGCTAATTAGGTTACCATTGAAAGTACCTAATCTGGTATATAAGGGACACACATGTGGCCACTCAACCTCTTCTCCTCATGGTCTGCAGACAGTTAACAGTCGGTATAAACTTTGTCCACTTTAACTGCAAGAGCAATTGCCCCAGTAAACATTTTGACGTCGGATCGACGTTGGGTCGCGTCAAATGGTCGGACCGATCGACGTCTCCCACGTTTCCGTTTGCAAAGTGGCGCAACGTCGATTCGACGTCGATTCAGACGTCCAATATTCGttggtccgacgtttggccgactATGTGGTATACCGTTCAAACGACGTTAATTGGACGTCTTTCCAACATTTAATGTGGACGTCGATTCGATGTCGATGAAACCGTCAAATAATCGTTGGTCCGACGTTTTGCCGACTATGTGGTATACCGTTCAAACGACGTTAAATTGACGTCTTTCCAACATTTATGTGGACGTCGATTTgacgtcgatgaaaccgtccattattcgttggtccgacgtttggccgGCTCTTCGATATACCATTCAAACGATGTTAAGTGGACGTCTGTGtaatcagtggcggagatttcttgtcagaagtgggggggggggggggttgcaggccattgatgaaataaaaagtcataactgctggctcactatctaagtggagcgccaccataagttggcgcgaagtgcacaagaatcttttggcaaatattgcctcccagattgcagtaaatggcactgcccaggccttgaaaagctgcatttaaccaggggcgtatgcaggattttctaacccgggggcgcgcattactatctaagcggaccgccaccattggttggcgcgcagcgtacaagcaaatttctggttttggtacccccagatcaccggaaatggcacttctcgggcttgaaactgaccaaccatatgtacacttttgcctgagaaccaagtatttcccaaatacatttttctcatctataacctttttgaagattgtcaccagtcacacatcatgttcgacttcattacatatcctgtggatcattgcttttgtaggtgattcttcatcgcggcccacagtatccgtcagccccactgt is part of the Apostichopus japonicus isolate 1M-3 chromosome 22, ASM3797524v1, whole genome shotgun sequence genome and encodes:
- the LOC139963506 gene encoding probable enoyl-CoA hydratase echA8 — its product is MTSMRILTILNRQLHYTGASKHLQGLHRAAADVTKVRTYNCHSNEDAPSYETLLYHVKDKVAYITLNRPEHLNAINSQMPGEIQSAVKRANVDDNVKVIILGGSGRAFCAGYDLKMSAENERGEINIGNQKMPWDPLEDFRALDYCTKAFMSLWHSYKPTIAKVHGYGIAGGSDIALCADMVIMAENAKIGYPPARVWGCPTTAMWTFRVGPEKAKRMMLTGDLITGKEAAEMGLVLEAVPEDKLDETVQKLADRIKTVPANQLFFQKQVINQVAEQMGLFQAQRLATLLDGMTRHSPEGVAFQKYAMEHGFKKAVKLRDSGEMDWTEEADKHGRE